One Acidobacteriota bacterium genomic window carries:
- a CDS encoding NADH:ubiquinone reductase (Na(+)-transporting) subunit B: protein MKWLRRLLDAQAHHFEKGGRLEKLYPLWEAQDTFLYTPGMVTAGPSHVRDGLDLKRLMMTVVVALAGCVYMAFHNTGYQANLAIARGATPLDNWQTAAMEALGLGFAPDSLVSCLAHGGLYYLPILAVTFAVGGLWEAVFAIVRKHELNEGFLVTGMLFPLVLPPTVPLWQVALGISFGIVVGKEIFGGTGMNVLNPALVARAFVFFAYPAELSGDAVWIAADTSTDAVSGATILADATLGGTVAVAAAGFDPWNAFVGFVPGSMGETSALACLAGAALLIVTGVGSWRIMVSVLAGTVLTAMALNAIGSATNPFFDVGPVWHLLAGGWAFGTVYMATDPVSAPSVIRGHWVYGFLIGFLCVLIRVVNPAYPEGMMLAILFMNLFAPLIDYFAIRANLRRRKARYAG, encoded by the coding sequence ATGAAATGGCTGCGCCGCCTGCTCGACGCGCAGGCGCATCACTTCGAGAAGGGGGGGCGGCTGGAGAAGCTGTATCCCCTCTGGGAAGCGCAGGACACCTTCCTCTACACGCCCGGCATGGTCACGGCCGGGCCGTCCCATGTCCGCGACGGGCTCGACCTGAAGCGGCTGATGATGACGGTGGTCGTCGCCCTGGCCGGCTGCGTCTACATGGCGTTCCACAACACCGGCTACCAGGCGAACCTGGCGATCGCGCGCGGCGCGACGCCGCTCGACAACTGGCAGACAGCGGCGATGGAGGCGCTGGGCCTCGGCTTCGCGCCCGACAGCCTCGTGAGCTGCCTGGCGCACGGCGGCCTCTACTACCTGCCGATCCTGGCCGTCACGTTTGCGGTGGGCGGGCTCTGGGAGGCGGTGTTCGCGATTGTCCGGAAGCACGAGCTGAACGAGGGGTTCCTCGTGACCGGCATGCTCTTCCCGCTGGTGCTGCCGCCGACGGTGCCCCTCTGGCAGGTGGCGCTCGGCATCTCGTTCGGCATCGTCGTCGGCAAGGAGATCTTCGGCGGCACCGGGATGAACGTGCTGAACCCGGCGCTGGTCGCGCGGGCGTTCGTCTTCTTCGCCTATCCGGCGGAGCTGTCGGGCGACGCGGTGTGGATTGCAGCGGACACGTCGACCGACGCGGTGAGCGGCGCCACCATCCTGGCGGACGCGACGCTGGGCGGGACGGTGGCGGTCGCCGCGGCGGGATTCGACCCGTGGAACGCGTTCGTCGGCTTCGTCCCCGGTTCGATGGGCGAGACGTCGGCCCTCGCCTGCCTGGCCGGGGCGGCGCTGCTGATCGTGACCGGCGTCGGCTCGTGGCGCATCATGGTGAGCGTGCTGGCGGGGACCGTCCTCACCGCCATGGCGCTCAACGCGATCGGCTCCGCCACCAACCCGTTCTTCGACGTTGGCCCGGTCTGGCACCTGCTGGCGGGGGGCTGGGCGTTCGGAACCGTCTACATGGCGACGGACCCGGTTTCCGCGCCCTCGGTCATTCGCGGGCACTGGGTGTATGGTTTTCTGATCGGGTTCCTGTGTGTCCTGATTCGGGTCGTGAACCCGGCGTATCCTGAGGGGATGATGCTGGCGATCCTGTTCATGAACCTGTTCGCGCCGCTGATCGACTACTTCGCGATCCGCGCGAACCTCCGCCGGCGAAAGGCGCGCTATGCAGGGTAG
- a CDS encoding type II toxin-antitoxin system VapC family toxin, translating into MVVDSSAVLAILFNEPERDTLAAALAQAGVRLMSSVNALETAVVVSARKGPHGAREFDLLLHRAEIEVIAFTADHLRLARDAYQRYGEGRHPAGLNLGDCCAYALSRHTGEPLLFKAGAFLLTDVVPIQ; encoded by the coding sequence ATGGTCGTCGATTCCTCCGCGGTCCTTGCGATCCTCTTCAACGAACCTGAGCGGGACACGTTGGCCGCCGCCCTTGCCCAAGCGGGGGTCCGGCTGATGAGCTCGGTAAACGCCCTCGAAACGGCTGTCGTGGTGTCAGCGCGCAAGGGGCCTCACGGCGCGCGAGAATTCGATCTCCTGCTTCACCGCGCCGAGATAGAGGTGATCGCGTTTACCGCGGACCATCTCCGACTCGCCCGCGACGCGTATCAACGCTACGGCGAGGGGCGACACCCTGCCGGGCTCAATCTTGGCGACTGCTGCGCGTACGCGCTTTCCCGCCACACCGGCGAACCCTTGCTGTTCAAGGCAGGCGCCTTCCTGCTCACGGACGTTGTGCCGATCCAGTGA
- a CDS encoding NADH:ubiquinone reductase (Na(+)-transporting) subunit D, whose protein sequence is MTKPRDALIDPLFNNNPIALQVLGICSALAVTTRMDTALVMSAAVVAVLLGSNFFVSALREQIPTNIRIIVQLTIIASLVIVVDQVLKAYLFELSKQLSVFVGLIITNCIIMGRAEAFAMQNPPRLSLIDGLGNGLGYGLILMVTALIRELFGSGSLFGATVLPLASEGGWYTPNGLMVLSPAAFFIIGFLIWAIRTWKPEQVEEEQG, encoded by the coding sequence ATGACGAAGCCCCGCGACGCGCTGATCGATCCGCTCTTCAACAACAACCCGATCGCCCTGCAGGTGCTCGGCATCTGCTCGGCCCTCGCGGTGACGACGCGGATGGACACCGCGCTGGTGATGAGCGCGGCCGTCGTCGCCGTGCTGCTCGGATCGAACTTCTTCGTCAGCGCGCTCCGGGAGCAGATCCCGACCAACATCCGCATCATCGTGCAGCTCACGATCATCGCGTCGCTCGTGATCGTGGTGGACCAGGTGCTGAAGGCGTACCTGTTCGAGCTGTCCAAGCAGCTTTCCGTCTTCGTCGGCCTGATCATCACCAACTGCATCATCATGGGCCGGGCCGAAGCGTTCGCGATGCAGAACCCGCCCCGCCTCAGCCTGATCGACGGCTTGGGGAACGGCCTCGGCTACGGGTTGATCCTGATGGTGACGGCCCTCATCCGCGAGCTGTTCGGCTCCGGCTCGCTCTTCGGCGCGACGGTGCTGCCGCTCGCCAGCGAGGGCGGCTGGTATACCCCGAACGGCCTGATGGTGCTGTCGCCGGCCGCGTTCTTCATCATCGGCTTCCTGATCTGGGCCATCCGGACCTGGAAGCCGGAGCAGGTGGAAGAGGAACAGGGGTAG
- a CDS encoding ATP-binding protein: MASPREPVYVRRSLETALRRAAREFPVVIVTGPRQSGKTTLLRRLYEPQCRYLSLDPPDVRAAVAADPRTSLDRYGAPLIVDEIQHVPALLSYIKERVDARRHVPGQYLLTGSQNLLLLHQVSETLAGRAAVLRLLPLAQREIGDHRLAGLPWELSSGRTGSLPTQEAVWNSILRGGYPEIALDRARDAVLWHRSYVQTYLERDVRTLRQVGDLTQFQVFLRALAARSGQLLNLSDLSRDLGVTVNTAKAWLSVLEASYQVIVVRPWFANTGKRLVKTPKVYFTDTGTLCFLTGLRDARHAADGPLGGALFETAVLAELTRTAWHRGEAPRIHFWRTSAGAEVDFLVEDGTDLIPIEVKLSATPRPRMADGIEQLRADIGARVRPGYVVHPGTVELPLGRHATALPFGRLWR, translated from the coding sequence ATGGCCTCGCCGCGCGAGCCGGTCTATGTACGCCGTTCACTGGAGACAGCGCTCCGGCGCGCCGCCCGCGAGTTCCCGGTTGTCATCGTGACCGGGCCCAGACAGTCGGGCAAGACTACGCTACTCCGGAGGCTCTACGAACCGCAGTGCCGCTACCTCTCGCTCGATCCGCCGGATGTGCGAGCGGCCGTCGCAGCCGATCCACGCACGTCCCTGGACCGCTATGGCGCTCCGCTCATTGTCGACGAGATCCAGCACGTGCCCGCCCTCCTGTCCTACATCAAGGAACGGGTCGACGCGCGGCGCCATGTTCCGGGCCAATACCTGCTGACCGGATCGCAGAATCTTCTCCTCCTGCACCAGGTATCCGAGACGCTGGCCGGCCGGGCCGCCGTGCTGCGCCTGCTGCCGCTTGCCCAGCGCGAAATAGGTGACCACCGCCTCGCAGGTCTCCCCTGGGAGCTGTCGAGTGGTCGGACCGGCAGCCTACCGACGCAGGAGGCTGTCTGGAACTCCATTCTGCGGGGCGGCTACCCGGAGATCGCCCTCGATCGCGCACGCGACGCCGTGCTGTGGCACCGCAGTTATGTCCAGACGTACCTGGAACGGGATGTTCGGACCCTGCGCCAGGTCGGCGATCTCACACAGTTTCAGGTCTTTCTCCGAGCACTCGCCGCTCGCAGCGGGCAGCTTCTGAACCTGAGCGACCTTTCGCGCGACCTGGGCGTTACCGTCAACACGGCGAAGGCTTGGCTCTCGGTGCTGGAAGCGAGTTATCAGGTCATCGTCGTTCGGCCCTGGTTCGCCAATACCGGTAAGCGTCTCGTCAAGACGCCCAAGGTGTATTTCACGGACACCGGCACCCTCTGCTTCCTGACCGGATTGCGCGACGCGCGCCACGCCGCCGACGGGCCACTCGGCGGCGCCCTGTTCGAGACCGCCGTCCTCGCAGAGCTCACGCGGACCGCCTGGCATCGTGGCGAAGCGCCTCGCATCCACTTCTGGCGCACGTCGGCGGGCGCCGAAGTCGACTTCCTCGTCGAGGACGGAACCGATCTGATTCCCATCGAAGTGAAGCTCTCCGCCACACCACGCCCCCGAATGGCCGACGGCATCGAGCAACTTCGCGCCGACATCGGCGCACGCGTCCGACCCGGCTACGTCGTGCATCCGGGCACGGTTGAACTGCCTCTCGGACGGCACGCCACAGCGTTACCGTTCGGCCGGCTCTGGAGGTAG
- the nqrE gene encoding NADH:ubiquinone reductase (Na(+)-transporting) subunit E, whose translation MEHYLSLAIRSMFVENMALAFFLGMCSFLAVSRQVTTAIGLGGAVIFVLTITVPMNNLIYIYMLSPGAMAWLHPSLAAYDLSFLGFLAYIGTIAAMVQIVEMVLDRFAPPLHAALGIFLPLIAVNCAILGASLFMVERSYTLAESTVFGLGSGIGWALAVIALAGIRERLRYSNPPPALRGLGLTFMLVGLMAIGFMAFAGVQL comes from the coding sequence CTGGAGCACTACCTCAGCCTGGCCATCCGGTCGATGTTCGTCGAGAACATGGCCCTCGCCTTCTTCCTGGGGATGTGCTCGTTCCTCGCCGTATCGCGCCAGGTGACGACGGCCATCGGCCTGGGGGGCGCCGTCATCTTCGTCCTGACGATCACGGTGCCGATGAACAACCTCATCTACATCTACATGTTGAGTCCGGGCGCGATGGCGTGGCTGCATCCGTCGCTGGCCGCCTACGACCTGTCGTTCCTCGGATTCCTCGCCTACATCGGAACCATCGCGGCGATGGTGCAGATCGTAGAGATGGTCCTCGACCGCTTCGCGCCGCCGCTCCACGCCGCGCTCGGCATCTTCCTGCCGCTGATCGCCGTCAACTGCGCCATCCTGGGCGCGTCGCTGTTCATGGTGGAGCGGAGCTACACGCTGGCCGAGAGCACCGTCTTCGGCCTCGGCTCCGGCATCGGCTGGGCGCTCGCCGTCATCGCGCTTGCCGGCATCCGCGAGCGGCTGCGCTACTCGAACCCGCCGCCCGCCCTGCGCGGCCTCGGGTTGACCTTCATGCTGGTGGGGCTGATGGCTATCGGCTTCATGGCGTTTGCGGGAGTGCAACTCTAG
- a CDS encoding Na(+)-translocating NADH-quinone reductase subunit C codes for MQGSVVYNLVFAAIICVACAIVVSSSAVTLRDRQHENQMLDMQRNVLVAAGLAGTDESLTAEEIAERFAPIRQVVVDRRTGEESDTDPLGFDGRLAAADPDTSEAAPENNAGLMRVADEVLVYELADADDELDLVVLPVHGLGLWGILYGFVAIDADLETIRGLTYYEHKETPGLGGEVDNPRWKALWDGRKAFGADGEPEIEVIKGLAGPPADDPFRVDGLAGATMTSRGVTNMLRFWLDEQGFGPYLERLRREGVAG; via the coding sequence ATGCAGGGTAGCGTCGTCTACAACCTCGTCTTCGCCGCGATCATCTGCGTCGCGTGCGCCATCGTGGTGTCCTCGTCGGCCGTCACGCTGCGCGACCGCCAGCACGAGAACCAGATGCTCGACATGCAGCGCAACGTGCTGGTCGCGGCGGGCCTCGCCGGCACGGACGAGTCGCTCACGGCGGAGGAGATTGCCGAGCGGTTCGCGCCGATCCGCCAGGTCGTGGTCGACCGCCGGACGGGCGAGGAATCGGACACCGACCCGCTCGGCTTCGACGGGCGCCTGGCCGCGGCCGACCCCGACACCAGCGAGGCGGCGCCGGAGAACAACGCCGGCCTGATGCGGGTGGCGGACGAAGTGCTGGTCTATGAACTGGCGGACGCGGACGACGAGCTGGACCTGGTGGTGCTGCCGGTCCACGGCCTCGGCCTCTGGGGCATCCTCTACGGCTTCGTGGCGATCGACGCCGACCTGGAGACCATCCGCGGCCTCACCTACTACGAGCACAAGGAGACCCCCGGTCTCGGCGGCGAGGTGGACAACCCACGCTGGAAGGCGCTCTGGGACGGGCGGAAGGCGTTCGGTGCGGACGGCGAACCGGAGATCGAGGTCATCAAGGGGCTGGCCGGCCCGCCGGCCGACGACCCGTTCCGGGTGGACGGCCTGGCCGGGGCCACCATGACCAGCCGCGGCGTCACCAACATGCTGCGCTTCTGGCTGGATGAACAGGGGTTCGGCCCGTATCTCGAGCGCCTGCGCCGCGAGGGAGTGGCAGGATGA
- a CDS encoding NADH:ubiquinone reductase (Na(+)-transporting) subunit F, which produces MVTVTLGVAMFTFVIVSLVGLLMMARRQLVATGEVTITVNGDPDKALRTAAGGTLLGTLADNKLFVPSACGGKGSCGVCKVTVCDGGGAVLPTERSHLSRGEERGGVRLSCQVKVKQDMEIEIPAEIFDIRQWTCKVRSNHNVATFIKELILELPKGEDVPFRAGGYIQIEAPEGAYDYRDYDVEEEYRDDWDKFNLWRYTAMVDEPVTRAYSMANYPEEKGIIMLNIRIASPPPRAPEGTPPGKMTGYIFSLKPGDDVTIAGPFGEFFAKDTDAEMVFIGGGAGMAPMRSHIFDQFRRINTRRKVSFWYGARSLREAFYIDDFDRIAAENDNFEWHLALSDALPEDNWDGLTGFIHQVLYDNYLKDHPAPEDVEYYICGPPMMLTACMGMLDSLGVERDNILFDDFG; this is translated from the coding sequence ATGGTTACTGTCACCCTCGGCGTCGCGATGTTCACGTTCGTCATCGTGTCGCTGGTCGGCCTACTGATGATGGCGCGGCGGCAGCTCGTCGCAACGGGCGAGGTGACCATTACCGTCAACGGCGACCCTGACAAGGCGCTACGCACGGCGGCCGGCGGCACGCTGCTCGGCACGCTGGCCGACAACAAGCTGTTCGTGCCGTCGGCCTGCGGCGGGAAGGGAAGCTGCGGCGTCTGCAAGGTGACGGTCTGCGACGGGGGCGGCGCCGTGCTGCCGACCGAACGGAGCCACCTCAGCCGGGGGGAGGAACGGGGCGGCGTGCGGCTGTCCTGCCAGGTGAAGGTGAAGCAGGACATGGAGATCGAGATCCCGGCGGAGATCTTCGACATCCGCCAGTGGACCTGCAAGGTGCGCTCGAACCACAACGTCGCCACGTTCATCAAGGAGCTGATCCTCGAGCTGCCGAAGGGCGAGGACGTGCCGTTCCGGGCCGGCGGCTACATCCAGATCGAGGCGCCGGAGGGGGCGTACGACTACCGCGACTACGACGTCGAGGAGGAGTACCGCGACGACTGGGACAAGTTCAACCTGTGGCGCTACACGGCTATGGTCGACGAGCCGGTGACGCGGGCCTACTCGATGGCGAACTACCCGGAAGAGAAGGGCATCATCATGCTCAACATCCGGATCGCCTCGCCGCCCCCGCGCGCGCCGGAGGGGACGCCGCCCGGCAAGATGACCGGCTACATCTTCAGCCTGAAGCCGGGCGACGACGTGACCATCGCCGGCCCGTTCGGCGAGTTCTTCGCGAAGGACACCGACGCCGAGATGGTGTTCATCGGGGGCGGCGCCGGCATGGCCCCGATGCGGTCGCACATCTTCGATCAGTTCCGGCGCATCAACACCAGGCGCAAGGTCAGTTTCTGGTACGGCGCGCGCAGCCTGCGGGAAGCGTTCTACATCGACGACTTCGACCGGATCGCAGCCGAGAACGACAACTTCGAGTGGCACCTCGCGCTGTCCGACGCGCTTCCCGAAGACAACTGGGACGGCCTCACCGGCTTCATCCACCAGGTTCTGTACGACAACTACCTCAAGGACCATCCCGCGCCGGAGGATGTCGAGTACTACATCTGCGGGCCCCCGATGATGCTCACGGCGTGCATGGGCATGCTCGACAGCCTTGGCGTGGAGCGGGACAACATCCTCTTCGACGACTTCGGGTAG
- a CDS encoding sulfatase-like hydrolase/transferase, with translation MRLRWSDMRDDWGRQHPRTFRVCSAYVLGAVSVTLLWPAFIILGPDSGLTRSYWHLDDAVVEERITTVDLAFIDEQNLPTRHYRVLWEGVWFSPRAESVDFLAGADDGVTLRIDGETILERNPALGMHTTARAVELAPGPHRLEIEHWQVGGGHSLNVQWAPPGGAAALLSPTRLFPADPGAFGYWLHYTATRLPSLLLLIWATGPVVVAALAAWRILFRQIKTLSRHEVWRRLRTALLPAALGPSQLLLFGPWTVHDTNRTEFLVGFWDLAPGWLWLLGPMVGALTAFSILLPHRWFARYVAGLCAVGVLLWAQGNLLLAEYGLLDGEGLDLASHAWRTPVEAGLWIGVLILAIAFAGVVTRAAPVASGMLVTLQAVVLLVPTSGEATVPGIANGSSDRAETGWQLPPPEIFELSSTRNLIYIVLDSFPSHTFAEILDADRSAFDRDWRGFTFFANHLGTRHTTRHSIPAMLTGIPFGFETFSEYLARHPSVFHVLGQQGWRLRLLLSTHHGGIHVNPAFPGVDGVTRYDIPNPYGSYGDYVDFTAAQLLDLSLLRHVPHPFKPGVYRDQEWLFQEWLATRRGPEETAERPFGDAVFLHEFANRIARGDVAPVYSFMHLLTPHPPIVTDSDCRYAPKRTETPGDFVNQARCALSAIRALLRRLQDLGLYDRSAIIVTSDHGVNIRLNPLDVDHPFRSKWSPTDVTLATVQRRAAPLLLVKPFAAEDPLQVSHAPTSALDLPATLLDLAEVPDTLGNGASVLRMDPATSRQRIYAHGSGSFDGLHVFAVNGHLNDPDAWNSYRSVFAPALDRAAQRRTHRIGIFADPIDTMSQSRERIYRTDERAVFYAAPESSRVAFDVRRMPTMASPQSVTIRIDGNIVDQRRLVDDAWQTLSYQVTARSAENTPFRIELLTSPAYHDADGESWGVMLRSDI, from the coding sequence ATGCGATTGCGCTGGAGCGACATGCGTGACGACTGGGGCCGCCAGCATCCCCGGACGTTTCGCGTGTGCTCCGCTTACGTACTCGGGGCGGTCTCAGTGACGCTATTGTGGCCGGCGTTCATCATCCTGGGGCCCGACTCCGGACTCACACGCAGCTATTGGCATCTGGACGACGCGGTCGTCGAGGAACGAATCACGACGGTCGATCTCGCCTTTATCGACGAGCAGAATCTACCGACGCGGCACTACCGGGTTCTCTGGGAAGGCGTATGGTTCTCGCCGCGCGCCGAGAGCGTTGACTTCCTGGCGGGAGCGGACGACGGCGTCACTCTCCGCATCGATGGAGAGACGATTCTGGAACGGAATCCGGCGCTCGGCATGCACACGACGGCCCGCGCGGTCGAGCTGGCACCGGGTCCGCATCGACTGGAAATTGAGCACTGGCAAGTGGGCGGCGGACATTCGCTGAATGTGCAGTGGGCGCCCCCCGGCGGCGCCGCGGCACTCCTGAGCCCCACCCGGCTGTTCCCTGCGGATCCTGGCGCATTCGGCTACTGGCTCCACTACACCGCGACGCGATTGCCAAGCCTCCTTCTGTTGATCTGGGCGACAGGTCCTGTCGTGGTGGCCGCGCTGGCAGCTTGGCGAATCCTCTTCCGGCAGATCAAGACCCTGAGCCGGCACGAGGTTTGGCGCCGCCTGCGCACTGCGCTGTTGCCCGCGGCGCTTGGCCCCAGTCAACTCCTTCTCTTCGGCCCTTGGACGGTACATGACACCAACCGGACCGAGTTCCTGGTGGGATTCTGGGACCTCGCGCCCGGTTGGCTCTGGCTCCTTGGACCCATGGTCGGTGCCCTGACGGCGTTTAGCATCCTGCTGCCGCACCGATGGTTCGCACGCTACGTGGCGGGCCTATGCGCGGTCGGGGTTCTGCTCTGGGCGCAAGGAAACCTGCTCCTCGCCGAATACGGACTACTGGATGGCGAGGGACTCGACCTGGCATCTCACGCGTGGCGAACCCCTGTCGAAGCCGGCTTGTGGATTGGCGTGCTCATCCTTGCCATTGCATTCGCCGGCGTCGTCACTCGCGCCGCGCCCGTGGCGAGCGGCATGCTGGTGACTCTGCAGGCGGTCGTACTGCTTGTCCCCACGAGTGGAGAGGCAACGGTCCCGGGAATCGCCAACGGTTCCTCCGACAGAGCTGAGACCGGCTGGCAGTTGCCGCCACCCGAGATCTTCGAACTCTCCAGCACGCGCAATCTCATCTATATCGTGCTCGACTCGTTCCCCTCACACACTTTCGCCGAAATTCTGGACGCCGACCGTTCCGCCTTCGATCGCGACTGGCGCGGCTTCACCTTCTTCGCGAATCACCTCGGCACTCGACACACCACCAGGCATTCGATACCGGCGATGCTCACGGGCATCCCCTTTGGTTTCGAGACATTCAGCGAGTACCTGGCTCGCCATCCATCCGTCTTCCACGTGCTCGGACAGCAAGGCTGGCGACTTCGATTGCTGTTGAGCACCCACCACGGTGGAATCCACGTAAATCCCGCATTCCCTGGCGTCGACGGCGTCACCCGGTACGACATCCCGAACCCCTACGGCAGCTACGGTGACTATGTCGATTTCACGGCAGCCCAATTGCTGGACCTGTCGCTGTTAAGGCACGTTCCTCACCCTTTCAAACCGGGCGTCTACCGCGACCAGGAATGGCTGTTCCAAGAGTGGCTCGCGACGCGACGCGGACCGGAGGAGACGGCGGAGCGACCCTTCGGAGACGCCGTGTTTCTGCATGAGTTCGCCAATCGGATAGCCCGAGGCGACGTCGCACCGGTCTACTCATTCATGCATCTGCTAACGCCGCATCCCCCGATCGTGACGGACTCGGATTGCCGGTACGCACCCAAACGAACGGAAACCCCGGGAGATTTCGTGAACCAGGCACGCTGCGCGCTGTCAGCGATCCGGGCACTGCTCCGGCGACTGCAGGACCTCGGCCTCTACGACCGAAGCGCCATCATCGTCACATCGGATCATGGAGTCAACATACGTCTGAATCCGCTGGACGTTGATCACCCCTTTCGCAGCAAGTGGTCACCAACCGACGTGACCCTGGCAACCGTTCAACGTCGCGCTGCGCCTCTGCTCCTGGTCAAACCGTTCGCGGCCGAAGATCCGCTCCAAGTATCGCACGCACCCACCTCCGCGCTGGACCTGCCAGCCACCCTGCTGGACCTCGCGGAGGTTCCCGATACTCTTGGGAACGGCGCTTCGGTGCTGAGGATGGATCCGGCAACGTCCCGGCAGCGCATTTACGCACATGGCAGTGGTTCGTTCGATGGCCTCCATGTGTTCGCCGTCAACGGACACCTCAACGACCCGGACGCCTGGAACTCCTACCGGTCGGTGTTCGCACCAGCGCTTGACCGCGCAGCACAACGCCGAACACATCGTATCGGCATATTTGCGGACCCAATTGACACGATGAGTCAGTCGCGCGAACGCATCTACCGGACCGACGAGCGTGCGGTCTTCTACGCCGCGCCCGAGAGTTCGCGCGTCGCCTTCGATGTTCGCAGAATGCCAACCATGGCCTCCCCACAGTCGGTGACCATCCGGATCGACGGCAACATCGTCGACCAGCGGCGGCTCGTAGACGATGCATGGCAAACACTCTCTTACCAGGTCACGGCGCGATCCGCAGAAAACACCCCATTCCGCATCGAACTACTGACGAGTCCTGCCTATCACGACGCGGACGGTGAGTCCTGGGGTGTAATGCTCCGTAGCGACATCTGA
- a CDS encoding antitoxin — protein MALSIKNTQAEQLARELAKERGTTVTRAVIVALEDALRRTRGRRVAPSMQDAILEISERCAALPDLDTRSADEILGYDAKGAFR, from the coding sequence ATGGCGCTGAGCATCAAGAACACCCAAGCCGAACAGCTCGCTCGAGAACTCGCCAAGGAACGCGGAACCACAGTGACTCGGGCGGTCATCGTCGCGCTTGAGGACGCACTCCGGCGTACGCGCGGCCGAAGAGTCGCCCCGTCCATGCAAGATGCCATCCTCGAGATCTCGGAACGTTGCGCGGCGTTGCCCGACCTCGACACGAGAAGCGCGGACGAGATTCTCGGGTACGACGCGAAGGGCGCCTTCCGCTGA
- a CDS encoding Uma2 family endonuclease → MPLASPATAASLASQDAVDVLLREVLPPQGGWSDEEYLWLTDRARRRIELTDGGLELLPMPTRAHQILLLFLYRVFHAHLQEAARPGLVITSGLRMRVRSGKFREPDLLLLLDRSDPRNEDRFWLGADLVAEVVSPDDPPRDLVVKRADYAEARIPEYWIVDPRCETVTVLKLAGSDYVEHGMFARGDTATSALLDGVAVDVTALFDEAAE, encoded by the coding sequence ATGCCACTCGCGAGCCCGGCCACGGCAGCGTCACTTGCCTCGCAGGACGCCGTGGATGTGCTCCTCCGCGAAGTCCTGCCGCCCCAGGGGGGCTGGAGCGACGAGGAGTACCTCTGGCTCACGGATCGTGCGCGCCGGCGAATCGAGCTCACCGACGGTGGGCTCGAGCTATTGCCGATGCCGACCCGCGCGCACCAGATCCTCCTGCTGTTCCTGTATCGAGTCTTCCACGCCCACCTGCAGGAGGCCGCGCGGCCCGGACTCGTCATCACGTCGGGCTTGCGGATGCGCGTGCGCTCGGGCAAGTTCCGGGAACCGGATCTCCTGCTGCTTCTTGACCGTTCAGATCCACGGAACGAGGACCGATTCTGGCTCGGCGCCGATCTCGTGGCGGAAGTCGTCAGCCCCGACGATCCGCCTCGCGATCTGGTCGTCAAACGGGCCGACTACGCCGAGGCGCGCATTCCCGAGTACTGGATTGTCGATCCCCGCTGCGAGACGGTCACCGTCCTCAAGCTAGCCGGGAGCGACTACGTCGAGCACGGTATGTTCGCCCGCGGCGACACGGCGACCTCGGCGCTGCTGGACGGCGTCGCGGTCGACGTGACCGCACTCTTCGACGAAGCCGCGGAGTAG